Within Candidatus Sericytochromatia bacterium, the genomic segment GAGGGCCGAATCCAGTCCGTGTTGACCGTAGGTGCTCACCATCGACGGCCCCAGGGCCAGCCACAGCAGGCTGACCCAGAACAGATTGCGTCCCCACGTTCGCAGGCCGCGAGTCAGGTAGCCAGCTGCCAGTTCGGGGGCGGCTGCCCCTTGGGCTTCCGAGACGTACTTGACGGTGGTGGTGATGCCTCCCAGGTGGACGAGCACACCCGCCATGGCGATCAGCCACCCCAGCAAGCCGTAAGCGCCCATTCCATCGGGCGAAAACCAGCGGGCCAGCGCGACCGTCAGGCCCAGCTGAGCACCGGCTTGAATCGCCATGCTGAGCGCGTGGTGACGGGTTTGCTGCGCCATCGACACCAGGGCCTGCCTTCAATCGACCTCGCCTGGCGGCGAGACCTCCAGCAGGGGACGCAGCAGGCGGGCGGGCACGCCTCCGATGAGACTGCCGGGTGGGTAGGAGCGAGTCACGACGGCACCGGCGGCGACCACGCTGCCTTCGCCCAGTGAGACCCCCTTGACGATCGTCACGCCGCTTCCGAGCCAGACGTTGCGTCCGATGTGGACGGCCGCCAGGCGGTAACCCTGGGCTCGGTAAGGAGTGCCTTCGGGCGAGAAGGCGTGGTCGTGGTCCCGGATGGACACGCCCTCGGCAATCAGGCAGTCGTCCCCGATCTCGACGCCATGCAAGGCACTGATCGTGCACCACGGGCCGATATGCACGTTCTGTCCGACCTGAATGCGGCTGCCGGGGTCGGCTTTGAACTCGCAGCCACGTCGTAGCACGCTGCCGGCACCGAAGCTCACCTCGGTGTTGGGCGCCAGGCGCCAGAGAACGCCGGCTTCGACCTTGACACTGTCGGGCAGGCGCAGGCCGGGGTGTCGCCGCAGGAGCAGCGCCCGCTGGCTGCGCGAGCGCCAGTGGACCAATCGCTCATCCCAGCGCCCCAGGGTGCTGAGCAGGCGGATGGGGAGACTGGTTGTCATGTCAGGCCCCCCTGTGGCAGCCCGCGTCGCTGGCCTGGTGAGCCGCCACGGCAGTGCGGTAGTGGGACTCGGTTCGG encodes:
- a CDS encoding acyltransferase — translated: MTTSLPIRLLSTLGRWDERLVHWRSRSQRALLLRRHPGLRLPDSVKVEAGVLWRLAPNTEVSFGAGSVLRRGCEFKADPGSRIQVGQNVHIGPWCTISALHGVEIGDDCLIAEGVSIRDHDHAFSPEGTPYRAQGYRLAAVHIGRNVWLGSGVTIVKGVSLGEGSVVAAGAVVTRSYPPGSLIGGVPARLLRPLLEVSPPGEVD